CCCCCACCGCCACCGCGACCACCACCGCCGCGGGTGTCACGGCGCTCTTCGGCCTCGTTGACGCGCAGAGTGCGGCCACCGAACTCGTAGCCGTCCAGCGCGCTCAGCGCCGCGGTCGGGTCCTCCATTTCGACGAAACCGAAGCCACGCGGGCGGCCGGTTTCGCGATCGTTGATCAAGTTGACGGACAGGACGGCGCCGTGCTTCTCGAAGAGGGCCCGGATCTCGTCCACCGTGACGCTGAAGGGCAGGTTACCCACATACAGTTTCTTGGCCATGTCTGCTCCGAATCGCCCCATCACCATGTAATGTCGGGAAGGCGTCGCGAGCCGCTCGCGGGCCTCTACTCCCAAGCTTCTCTCGGATTGGCGCTGAAGAATCGCGGACGCGCAAGCGCGGACGGCAT
The sequence above is drawn from the bacterium genome and encodes:
- a CDS encoding RNA-binding protein, whose translation is MAKKLYVGNLPFSVTVDEIRALFEKHGAVLSVNLINDRETGRPRGFGFVEMEDPTAALSALDGYEFGGRTLRVNEAEERRDTRGGGGRGGGGGNWRR